The DNA segment GCAAGACATGCTGAACGTCACCCTGGCGCAATGGCAGCAGGTGGTCCGCGAGCAGGCCGCGCAATTGTCGCGGGAGGTGCCCAAGGTGTACCTGGGCGGCTTCTCCACCGGCGCCAACCTGGTCCTGGACTACGCCTACCAACACGACGACATCGCAGGGCTGTTGCTGTTTTCTCCGGCGTTTCGCTCTGACAGCGCCTATGTGTGGGTGACGCCGTGGATCAGTTGGGTACGGCCGTGGCTGGCAGAACCCGACGACGGGGTACGACCGATGCAGACCCCGGTGCGTTACCTGAATGTGCCCACCAATGGCTTTGCCCAGTTCCATTACAGCAGCGTGCTGGCTCGCCAGCGTCTGGAGCAAAAGCCGTACGGCAAGCCGGTGTTCATGGTCATCACCGAACACGACTCAGTGCTCGACACCCGGTATGTGCTCGACAGTTTCAACCAGCGCTTCACCCATCCGGGCAGTCGCCTGGTGTGGTACGGGACAAGCCCGCAAGCCGCGCCGCAAAACCCACGGGTACTGGCGCGCAACGACTATTTGCCGGAACTGCACATCAGCCAGTTTTCTCACATGGGCCTGCTGTTTTCCCCCGACAACCCGCTCTACGGCCCGCAGGGCAGCCAGCGCATCTGCTGGAATGGTCAGCCACTGCCGGACATGGCCCGCTGTATGGCGGGCGAGCCGGTGTGGTATTCGGACTGGGGCTATCAAGAACCGGGCAAGGTCCACGCACGTTTGACGTTCAACCCGTACTACCAGTGGCAGTCGCAGGTGATGCTCAATGTGCTCGGCCAATAGGCTCGCTACTCCAGCGGCACCAGCCGCTCACGACTGTTGCTCAGGTGGGTCCACATCGCTGCGCGGGCGGCATCCGGATCCTTGCGGCGAATCGCACTGAGCAACGCTTCGTGCTCCAGGTTGGCCAGATAACCGTGAGGCACCAGCTTGTTGCCGGCACGCTCACTGCTGGCAATCCGGGTGCGCGGGATGATCGCACTGCCCAGATGCTGCATGATTTCGATGAAGTAAGGGTTGCCGGTGGCCTCGGCAATCAGCATATGAAAGCGCTTGTCGGCCTCGACGCAACTGTCGTCCTTGGCCAGTAGGTCCTGATAATCATCCAGCGCCTGGCGCATCGCCGCCAGTTGCTCATCGGTACGGCGCAATGCCGCCAGCGCCACGGCCTGGGTCTCAAGGCCAATGCGCAGCTCGATGATGTCACGCACCCGTGAGGCGGTTTCGACCTTCAGGCGCAGCCCGGTCTGGTCTTCACGCTCCAGCACAAAAGTGCCCTTGCCCTGATGGGTAACCACCAGGCCTGAGGCCTGCAGCTTGGAAATCGCCTCGCGGACCACGGTGCGACTGACCCCGTGTTCGCGAACGATTTCGTTCTCCGATGGCAGCTTGTGCCCCGGCGGGATCTTGCCGAGCAGGATGCGCTGGCTCAACTCGGTGACCAGATCGGTGGCCAGACTGTGTTGCCGGCGCTTGGGCGCGGTCGCGTGATTTTCTTGCATTAAGCCATCCAGACACGGGTTGTACTTTTTCCGGCGTAAGCGACCGGGCGAACACGTCGATTACTTCAGTTTTGCACGCAGTAATCGGGCGGATGATACCACCGGGCCGTGGTCACTGGTCGCCAACACGCCAAACTGAACTTGTTCAACTTGTTAGACAAGTTACCGGTAACGTGTTTTTCCGAAATTCCACAGCCTGAATTTTTTGTTATCCGACGAAATTTTTATCAGCGCCTAAAACCCGCAAAAATACTGATAAAAACCAATAAATCACATACAAAAACCAGAAAAACACCTAAAACCCATTCATCACGATCAACAAATTCCGCTCACGACAGTGCTTGCGCGCCAAATTTCAGCTTGTATGATGACCGACAAAGCAGGCGACGACTTGCTCCAAACCCGCATAAAAATAACGAGTGGGAGAAAACTCAAGTGAGTACATCCAATCCCGGTGTGACCAGTGGCCTGGATC comes from the Pseudomonas sp. StFLB209 genome and includes:
- a CDS encoding FadR/GntR family transcriptional regulator, whose protein sequence is MQENHATAPKRRQHSLATDLVTELSQRILLGKIPPGHKLPSENEIVREHGVSRTVVREAISKLQASGLVVTHQGKGTFVLEREDQTGLRLKVETASRVRDIIELRIGLETQAVALAALRRTDEQLAAMRQALDDYQDLLAKDDSCVEADKRFHMLIAEATGNPYFIEIMQHLGSAIIPRTRIASSERAGNKLVPHGYLANLEHEALLSAIRRKDPDAARAAMWTHLSNSRERLVPLE
- a CDS encoding alpha/beta hydrolase, with translation MIHSHLPIVLCALALQACASRLDEPPATGFDSYRQQTLQLIENHRVFQTADRTAELNWNAPQQWRPNGTPKGGVLLVHGLGDSPWSFHDIGRTLADQGYIVRTVLLPGHGTRPQDMLNVTLAQWQQVVREQAAQLSREVPKVYLGGFSTGANLVLDYAYQHDDIAGLLLFSPAFRSDSAYVWVTPWISWVRPWLAEPDDGVRPMQTPVRYLNVPTNGFAQFHYSSVLARQRLEQKPYGKPVFMVITEHDSVLDTRYVLDSFNQRFTHPGSRLVWYGTSPQAAPQNPRVLARNDYLPELHISQFSHMGLLFSPDNPLYGPQGSQRICWNGQPLPDMARCMAGEPVWYSDWGYQEPGKVHARLTFNPYYQWQSQVMLNVLGQ